GCCACATTGACCCCGGAGGCGGGGCGCCTGACCGCGCCGCTGACCGACCCCAACGCCGTCACCGACCTGCTTGTCGCGCTGCGCGGGGCCAGCATTTCGCTGCTAGACATCAGCGTCCAAAAACCCACACTCGATGAGGTATTCCTGGCGCTGACAGGCCACGACGCCGCCGCATCGGCAACGACTCAAGGAGCCTGACAATGACAACATCGACCATCATCCCCCCGGCACAGCGCGCTCTGCGCCACCGCCCGTCGCTGGCACAGAGCGTGCGCAACTCCTTGACCATGGCGGGCCGCGGGCTGATCAAGATCCGCCGCACACCGGAGCAGCTCTTCGATGTGGTCTTCCAGCCCATCGTCTTCACGATCATGTTCGCGTACATATTCGGGGGCGCAATTGCCGGAAACGTGGCAAATTACCTGCCGTATCTGATCCCCGGCATCCTGGTGCAAACCGTCATTACGACGTCCGTGGTGACCGGAACACAGCTGCGCGAGGACATGGACAAGGGCGTTTTCGACCGGTTCCGATCCCTGCCAATCGCTAGAATCTCGCCCCTTGCGGGAGCCTTGCTGGCGGACACGGTGCGTTACGGAATCGCGACGGTATTGACGTTTGCCGTCGGATACGCAATCGGATACCGCCCCGCGGGAGGAATCGGCATGGTGGCGATAGCTGCGCTGCTGGTGATCTTTTCGGCGTGGGCGGTGAGCTGGATCTTCGCGTTCTTCGGTGTCATTGCGCGCACGGCGTCAAGCGTCCAGGGGATATCGATGCTGATCCTGTTCCCGCTGACGTTCCTGTCCAACGCCTACGTCCAACTCGACACGCTGCCGACGGGCCTGAAGTGGTTTGCCACCATCAACCCCGTATCCCACCTGGTCACGGCGGTGCGGGAAATCGCGAACGACGGGATTATTACCAACGAGGTCACCGCAACCGTCGTCGGCGCCCTTCTTATCGTTGCCGTCTTCGCGCCGCTGACCGTGCGGGCGTACATGCGCAAGGCGTAGGCGGTGGCGCCGCCCTTTACCGCCGAGCAAGTCGCGCACAAGGCGAGTACCGATATCACCCCGCCGCCGAGTGCACCTACTAACGCTTTCGCACGAGGAACAGGAACTCCTCGTTGTTAGAAGGGCTCGCTGATGCTGCCTAGTGCGACAACCAGCCGAAACACTTCCTGAACTGCACGGATTTCGATTCCGCGGTGCCGTGGGATGCGGCGAAATGGCCCCATGTGTATCAATTGTCGTGGGGCTTGCGTTGGGTCGGGCGCCGCACCGGCGGTGATGCTGGCGTGCCCGGGGCAACCGAGGGCACCGGAACCTAAGTGGCACGGCTGGCAGGCACCATCCTCGCGGAATCGATACACCTGCCCGGAAAACTCCGGCCACATTCAAAGGTTTCGCGACCTACCAGCGAACGTGCGAGAACAGGAAACTTGCGCTGACTTGGACCGACAAGAAGAATACGAAGTCGAAGGCTGCCGACGTCCACGTGACCATCGACTATTCAGGATGTGTCATCGCGTTGCTTTCTTCCACGCCAGTATCAACATTGGCAAGCGGAACATAGCAAATTTCAGCAGAGAGCAAGGCGTGATTTCTACAGTGCTCGACTTTTGACATGTGACCGGAAGTGATGCTGATCGTCAAGCGCTGATGATGACGCCCGCTGGCACGACGTCTTGGCATGGAGGCCTGGAATGAAAGCCGATGTGTTGGATGGTCCAGTTGGGCAGTTGGCGGTGGCGGAACTCGTCCTGGGTGAACGGGCGATGGCGCTCGACTATGCACTCAGCGCGCTGGCGGACCCGGAGGCGTTTCGCCGCAGGCTGGCGGATACCGCACATTCCAGGTTCGAGGAACTCCGCGATCTCGTGCTCGGCGATCCGTTGCGGGTCGTAGGGGTCTTTGGCAAATTTGTTGAATCCGTCCACCACGGCTACGCGCCGCAGGGCCACGACCGATTCGGGGTGCTCGCCTCCTGCACGGGTATACTTCGACCAGTCGCACGGTTACTCTCGGAAGCGCCCGAACTGTCATGGTGGTGGTCCCCGGTCGGCAGTGTGCAACGTGTGACAGAGTCGGGTGAGGGCCGTCGCGTCGATGTCGCCCAACTCAACGACGAGGCTGCGATGAACTGGTGGACCGCGCCGATGACCTCGCGAACACTGCAAACGACCAGGGGTCCGATCTTGGGTGCACCGAGCGTGAGCGCAGTGATGGCGGAGGACCTGGCAACTGCCAGGCCGGACACCTGGGAGTATGCCCCGCCGCTCGGCGATGTCGTCGAACTCTCACATCCGAGGGATTGGGCAGGCCTGGTCGCCCAATTCCCGATGCGTGTCGCGCCCGCCGTCGCCGACTGGTCGCAGATAACGGGCCGACCGGGCCCCTGGTACCAACCGGACTGGGCGCGAGTGGCGGAGTGCTATTCGGGCGCCCACCTGAGCGTTGCCGCGTACCTTGCCACCGCGTACCGTGCCATCGAGTTCAGGGACGGGTGGACCGTCCTCTCCGGATGGAACCCCGACGCCACCGTGTGGTTCGACACCGACTGGCCGCCTAAGTCGACTACGTAAATCCCGATGCTCGTGCCGTGGTCCCGATCCTTCGGCGCGCGCGGTGGCGCTCAATGCTCACCTGCCATCGCGCTTTCCCGACACGCGCGAGATATCCGCGACGATTGCCGCAACCGTGTCGGGTTCCATCGCGCCCGCTTCTCAGCGTCCAATAGCTTCCAGTAGCTACCCCCTCCAACGGGCTCGTACTGGGCTAGGATCGTTGAAATATCAAAGGCTCACACGTTAAACCGGAACTCGACCACGTCCCCGTCCTTCATGACGTAGTCTTTGCCCTCCATGCGGGCCTTGCCCGCGGCGCGGGCGGCCGCAACGGACCCAGTCTCGATCAGGTCCTCGAAGGAAATAACCTCGGCCTTGATAAAGCCGCGCTCGAAGTCAGTGTGGATGACGCCGGCGGCCTGGGGTGCAGTCCACCCCTGCCGAATCGTCCACGCGCGAGCTTCCTTGGGCCCGGCCGTCAGGTACGTTTGCAGCCCCAACGTGTGGAACCCAACCCGGGCCAGCTGATCCAATCCCGATTCCGCCTGCCCGGCGTCTGCGAGCATTTCGGCGGCCTCGTCCTCATCCAATTCGACCAGTTCCGACTCAAACTGCGCGTCCAGGAATATCGCGTCGGCGGGCGCAACGAGCTCGCGCAGCTTTTCCTGCGTGGACTGGTCGGCCAGGCCCGCGTCGTCCGTGTTGAAGACGTAGATGAACGGCTTCGCGGTCATGAGCTGGAGCGATGCTATTTCCGCCAGGTCTAACTTGGCGCCGGCCGCACCGGCGAACAGCGTTGTGCCCGATTCTAGAATCGACACCGCCGTGTTCATCGCCTCAAGGAGTTTGGGGTCGCCCTTCTTAATCTTCACTTCCTTTTCGACGCGCGGAATCGCCTTTTCCAGCGTCTGCAGGTCAGCAAGGATCAGTTCGGTGTTGATCGTCTCGATATCCGAGGACGGATCCACCTTCCCATCGACGTGCACCACGTCGGGATCGGAGAACACGCGCGTGACCTGGCAAATCGCGTCCGCCTCGCGGATGTTGGCGAGGAATTTGTTGCCCAGCCCCTCGCCTTCCGACGCACCCTTGACGATGCCGGCGATATCAACGAAGGACACGGTCGCGGGCACCAGGCGTTCCGAACCGAAGACCTCGGCCAGCTTGCCAAGCCTTTCATCCGGCAGCGGCACCACACCAACGTTCGGTTCGATGGTTGCGAACGGGTAGTTCGCGGCCAGAACCTGGTTGCGAGTGAGCGCGTTGAACAGTGTTGATTTGCCGACGTTGGGAAGTCCGACGATTCCGATTGTTAAAGCCACGGGGTCAAGTCTAGGCGGTCCCACTCGCACCTGGGGTCGCTAACACTGCACAGCAACTGGATCGCGCCGATGGGTTTTGCGGGACGAGGCCCCCGCGCCCGCGGCCCGCTCATTCGCGTGTGTAGCGTCCAATGTCACAGGCTCATGATGTGCTTGGCGCATGGAGACTCTCATTGGAATTGCGGTCGGGTTAGCGCTTGGGGCGGTGGTCGGTTGGTTCGTGGGCCGTTCGGGCTCCGCGCAGGTGCGCGCGGAGCTTGCAAGCCAACGCCAGCAAGCTCAAGCCGCCTTGGATCAGGCGCAGCGAGCCGCGCAGGATCAGCTAGCCCAGGAACGTGCGGCAACGCAGGCGCTCCTTGAACAAAAGCAGAGGGATTCGGACACTCTCATTGAGAACGAGCGCCGCGCCTCCCGCGAGCAGGCCGAACGCACTGCGGCTCAACACGAGGCGTTGGTCGAGCGGTTGCAAGCCGCTGCCCAACAGCGGTATGTCGAAGCGAAACAGTCCGGTGAACGGTTGGTCGAGGCAGAACGCGCCGCCGCCGCGAAACAGATAGAGGAAATGAAGGCCGACCGCAAACGGTTGGCGGATGAGTTCGAGGCGCTCTCCGTCAAGGTATTGGACCAGTCTAAGAAGACGCTGTTGGAAGCGGCCGAGGAACGTTTCAAGCGGGCCCAGCTGAGTTCGGACGCCGAACTGGCGAAGCGCGAACAGGCCATCAAATCGATGGTCGATCCGATGACCAAGACCCTCACCGAGGTCAAGAAAGAGGTCGCCACGGCGGAGACCTCGCGGCGGGAGGCGCATGCCGCGTTGAATGAACAGTTGACGATGATGAAGGGGGCATCGGAAAAGCTCTTCAACGAAACGTCCCAGCTGGTTTCCGCCTTGCGCGCGCCGCAAACCCGCGGCAGGTGGGGCGAAATCCAGCTGCGGACCGTCGTCGAGGCGGCAGGCATGATGAATCACGTCGATTTCGACGAGCAGGTATCGGTCGATGACCAACGCCCCGACATGGTCGTCCACCTCCCCGGTAGCAAGGACATAGTTGTCGATGCGAAGGTGTCCTTCACGGGGTTCCTCGACGCGATCAATGCCCCAGACGAGAAGGAGCGCGCCAAGAAGCTCGCCTCGCACGCGCGGCACGTGCGCAATCACGTGGACCAGCTTGGCAGCAAGGAGTACTGGGAGAAGTTCCCCTCGCCCGAATTCGTCGTCATGTTCCTACCTGCCGAAAATTTCCTGCAGGCCGCATTGGAGCAGGACCCGAACCTGCTTGAGCACTCATTTAGCAAGAACGTTGTGATGGCAACGCCCGCAACGTTGGTTGCGCTGCTGCGCACGGTCGCCTATACCTGGCGCCAGGAGCAGTTGGCCGCCAACGCACGGCAGGTGTTCGATCTGGCTCGCGAACTACACAAGAGGCTCGGCACCATGGGCGGACATCTGGTGACGATGAGCAAACGCCTCAACGACACGGTGGAGGCTTTCAACAAGTTCAACAGTTCGCTCGACCGCAACGTTGTCACTCAGGCACGCAGGTTTTCCGAGTTGCAGGGCCTTACGGAAATAGCCTCGCCCCCGCCACTTGAAGTCCAAGCCGTGCCAGCCCAAAAGCCCGATCTGTACGCGCTGCCGGAGCCGGATACCGACGCGTAGCGAAGCAGCGACGCCAAGCCAGGGCGCAATCCGGGCAAGGGCGACGCGGGAAGGAACGCGAAGCCAGGACACAATCCGGGCCGGGGCGACGCGGGAAGGAACGCGATGCGGGAAGTGGCGGTTCGCCACGGGCACCGGTGGGCCCCGTCCACCGCCGACTGGGAACACCGGGTTGCAGGCCAGCTACGATCGCCAGTGCGCAGATGTGCCCTGGTCCCCGCCCTCTGGGAACACCGGGTTGCAGGCCAGCTACGATCGCCAGCGCGCAGATGTGCCCCTCACCGCACCGCGATGACCTTCGCCAAGAGTTCGGGGCCGTTGCGGTCGATCAGGCGACCGCCCCAACGCAGGCCCGCCCAGCATGCACCGCCGCCCACGGCGACCGCGAGCGCCAAGCTCACCCAGCCCAGCGCCACTCCCCCGTGCCAGATCGCTACGATAGCGGGGATCGCAAACGGCACGCAAACCACCATCAGGGCGGCCCACCCAGCAAGCTGGGTGAGCAAATTGACGGCAGAGGTCCCCGATGGTGCGGAAAACGGGTTCTCGCCCGCGGCGGGCACCGGATAGACGAACACGGCCGACAGCACCGAGGCGAGTCCGGCGCTCGCGCCCAATGTCCCCACCGTCACGGCTATCGCGGGCGCGGCCAGGTCCCACCTACCGGTCGACCACAAGCTGCCCACGACCGATGCGACCCCCAACGGAATCGCCAGCGCACTGGCCGCGATGACTCGTCCCGCGCGATCCACGAATCCCGGCAGACCGATCTGCATCCAAAAGGCGCTGCCGTCGTATCCCACGTCCGCAGAGATAGACCACATCACCAAGAACACCAATGCGGGACCGAGCGCTAGCATCGCCAAGCCGCGCCCGCCGGTGGCGAGCACGAACATGATCGGAACGATCGGGGCCATCGCCAAGCCCGCCGCGTAGCGGGCATCGCGCAGCCAGTACGTCAAGCATCGCGCCGCAACCGCGCCCAACGCGGAGCGCGTCCGCCACACCCCAGATAGCCTCCCCGAACGCAAGGCGGTGCGCGACTGCGCCGGGTTTTCCATGGCCCGGCGCAAACCGTCCCACCAAGCCCATACCAAGAGCGCGAACGCCGTGACCGTGATCCCGCTCCGCGCTATCGCGACGCCCCACTCGCCCCGGGCGATCGAGACCGTCACCGCCCACGGGGCGCCGATCGGCGTCCATCCCAAAACGTCGCCGACGCGCGGCGCCACCGTCGCATCGAAGCGGACCGGACCGTGCGCGCTGACTGCGGCGGCGACGATAACCGGCACAGCGACCGCCGCGCCGATCGCCCAGCGCGCGGCGCGCGACCCCAGCAGGCGGCCCACCCAAATCGTGGTCACTCGCGACGCCACCACGCACAACGCGACCCCGGCAAGCGCGCACGGGGCCGCCACGTACCAAAGCTGCTTCCACACGAACGCATTAGCCACCGCCACAACAAGCGTCACGGCACCGGGGACACCGACCAGCGTTGCGATTCCCAACCCCGGCAGCATCCGCCCGGCGGACACCCCAAAGGGCGCGAAGCGGCGCGGGTCGAGCGTCATATCCGCCCCCATCGAAAAGATGGGGACCAACGCCCATCCCGCGACGGCTAGGGACCCGGCGATCACCCACGAGCTCTCGATGAACTCCGCGTCCTGACGGGCCAGCACCGGAATCGAAGCCAGTTGCGCCGTCACCAGGGACAGTCCGTACACCAACGCCAGCACCAGACCCACCACCTGCCAAACCGAACGTCGAAACGCATTGGCCAGCAACGACAGCTTGAGTCGGACTAGGACAGCAACCACGACAATTCCGATCGCTGGGGCAAACCGCCCACGAGTTCCACGAAGCGTTCCTCCAGGCTCACCCCGGCGCGTACCTGTTCCAGGGTCCCCGCCGCGCGCACGCTACCGCCCGCGATGATGGCAACGTGGTCGCACATGCGCTGCACCAGGTCCATGACGTGGCTGGAAACGACGACCGTTCCGCCGGCCGCCGCAAAATCGGTCAGTATCGACCTGATCACCGTCGCGGATACGGGGTCGACGGCCTCGAAGGGCTCGTCCAAAAGCAAAATCTTGGGCGCATGGACCAGCGCACACGCCAGCGAGATCTTCTTCGTCATACCGGCCGAATAGTCGACGACCAGCTGCCCCGCGGCCTCGCTCAACCCCAGGACGTCCAACAACTCATCGCGGCGCAGATCCACATCCTTGCGGGGCACGCCCTGGAGCAGCCCCGCGTAGGTGACGAGCTGCGCCCCGGTGAGGCGATCGAAGAGTCGGGCCCCGTCGGGCAGGATCCCGATCTGGCGCTTGCCGCGGGCCACGTCTGCCCACAGCGATTGCCCCTCAACGTACACATCCCCGGAAGTGGGGCGCAGCAGGCCGGAGGCCATCGACAGGGTCGTGGTCTTGCCCGCCCCGTTCGGCCCCACAAGACCGTAAAAGGAGCCCGGCGGAATGACCAATGAAATGTTGCTAACTGCGCACTTTCGACCGTAGAACT
This is a stretch of genomic DNA from Rarobacter incanus. It encodes these proteins:
- a CDS encoding ABC transporter permease, translated to MTTSTIIPPAQRALRHRPSLAQSVRNSLTMAGRGLIKIRRTPEQLFDVVFQPIVFTIMFAYIFGGAIAGNVANYLPYLIPGILVQTVITTSVVTGTQLREDMDKGVFDRFRSLPIARISPLAGALLADTVRYGIATVLTFAVGYAIGYRPAGGIGMVAIAALLVIFSAWAVSWIFAFFGVIARTASSVQGISMLILFPLTFLSNAYVQLDTLPTGLKWFATINPVSHLVTAVREIANDGIITNEVTATVVGALLIVAVFAPLTVRAYMRKA
- the ychF gene encoding redox-regulated ATPase YchF, with product MALTIGIVGLPNVGKSTLFNALTRNQVLAANYPFATIEPNVGVVPLPDERLGKLAEVFGSERLVPATVSFVDIAGIVKGASEGEGLGNKFLANIREADAICQVTRVFSDPDVVHVDGKVDPSSDIETINTELILADLQTLEKAIPRVEKEVKIKKGDPKLLEAMNTAVSILESGTTLFAGAAGAKLDLAEIASLQLMTAKPFIYVFNTDDAGLADQSTQEKLRELVAPADAIFLDAQFESELVELDEDEAAEMLADAGQAESGLDQLARVGFHTLGLQTYLTAGPKEARAWTIRQGWTAPQAAGVIHTDFERGFIKAEVISFEDLIETGSVAAARAAGKARMEGKDYVMKDGDVVEFRFNV
- the rmuC gene encoding DNA recombination protein RmuC; translated protein: METLIGIAVGLALGAVVGWFVGRSGSAQVRAELASQRQQAQAALDQAQRAAQDQLAQERAATQALLEQKQRDSDTLIENERRASREQAERTAAQHEALVERLQAAAQQRYVEAKQSGERLVEAERAAAAKQIEEMKADRKRLADEFEALSVKVLDQSKKTLLEAAEERFKRAQLSSDAELAKREQAIKSMVDPMTKTLTEVKKEVATAETSRREAHAALNEQLTMMKGASEKLFNETSQLVSALRAPQTRGRWGEIQLRTVVEAAGMMNHVDFDEQVSVDDQRPDMVVHLPGSKDIVVDAKVSFTGFLDAINAPDEKERAKKLASHARHVRNHVDQLGSKEYWEKFPSPEFVVMFLPAENFLQAALEQDPNLLEHSFSKNVVMATPATLVALLRTVAYTWRQEQLAANARQVFDLARELHKRLGTMGGHLVTMSKRLNDTVEAFNKFNSSLDRNVVTQARRFSELQGLTEIASPPPLEVQAVPAQKPDLYALPEPDTDA
- a CDS encoding ABC transporter ATP-binding protein; its protein translation is MELRSLTKFYGRKCAVSNISLVIPPGSFYGLVGPNGAGKTTTLSMASGLLRPTSGDVYVEGQSLWADVARGKRQIGILPDGARLFDRLTGAQLVTYAGLLQGVPRKDVDLRRDELLDVLGLSEAAGQLVVDYSAGMTKKISLACALVHAPKILLLDEPFEAVDPVSATVIRSILTDFAAAGGTVVVSSHVMDLVQRMCDHVAIIAGGSVRAAGTLEQVRAGVSLEERFVELVGGLPQRSELSWLLS